The genomic region CTGAAACGAAGAAGAAAAGCGCCGCCGCCGCGAGCAGTATGCCGCGAAGAATGTTCGGCCAGAGCCGCTTCGGATAAAACGCCCGCAGCCCGCCCGCCGAAAATAACAACGGCGCCGTCGATACGAGTTGAAAGAAGAAGCGGTAAAAGGTCACTTGACCGGGCGACATACCCTCATAGACCGCCATGTATTTCGCAATCGCATCCATGCAGGGCAGGATGAGCATGGCGAAGAGCATGATCGCTACGCCGCGCATGATGGGGTTATGCGGCGCGACGGCCGTTGGATAATATTCGTTCACGGGCAGATTTCCGATGTCGGTGCCGAAACTTAGCTTGTTTCGTCTAGGTTTCAACGTGCGACTGATGGTGAGCCGCATTTGACTGCGTTTTTGACGTTCCGAGGTGGTCCGTCGACACCGCAATGCCTATAAGCTGATTTTCACCTCGCCCACAGCTGGAAGCTAGGGGCGCTTCCGGTAACCATCCCGGCCCCCTTGAACGCAACCGCGCCAAAGGAGAAAGCCATGCGCTTGTCCACCGAAACCATGATCGCGCGTCTTCGCGAAACAGGAGACGGCGACACGCTTGGAGGACGCATCTGGAGAGCGCGTGACGCCGCGAATCTTTCCATGACGGAACTAGCGGATCGGCTTGGCGTGCGCTGCGAAACCATTGCTGCATGGGAACGTGACCGTGCCGAGCCCCGCACCAACCGCCTCTTCATGCTGGCTGGCGTGCTAGGCGTCACTCCGGCCTGGCTGATAGCCGGCATCGGCCGCGCTCCTGACGACGATGCCGCCCTCGGCTCGAAGGAGGCACTCCGGGAGCAGCTCGATCTTGTCAAGAAATTGCACGCTCAGACCGGCGAGGCCATCGCCGCGCTCGAAGCGGAACTCGATCGCATCCAGCAGACCATTCGTCCAAGACGATGAGCCAGGCTGAAGCGCGTTTTCCGCCCGCATTTCCGTTAACGTAGTAGAATAGTTTATCGCCGATTCAAGCTGACCGCACCGATTGCCGCGTCATAACGAGAGCAATCCAGCACCAGCAACCATTTGCAATTCAAGGGAGAAGTGACATGGACGTACGCGCCGCCGTCGCCACTGAGGCCGGCAAACCCCTGGAAATCATGACGGTTCAGCTCGATGGACCGAAGGCCGGTGAAGTGCTGGTCGAGGTGAAGGCGACCGGCATCT from Sinorhizobium garamanticum harbors:
- a CDS encoding helix-turn-helix domain-containing protein, with the translated sequence MRLSTETMIARLRETGDGDTLGGRIWRARDAANLSMTELADRLGVRCETIAAWERDRAEPRTNRLFMLAGVLGVTPAWLIAGIGRAPDDDAALGSKEALREQLDLVKKLHAQTGEAIAALEAELDRIQQTIRPRR